The genome window ATCTCTTCCTCTGTATGTATCATCTGAAATCAATAGTTCCTGCTTACCCTCTTCAATCATATGTGTTGTTCCCCTCTCGTTGAGAAAATTATGAATATGGATAGAACGAGTGCTCCTTACCCTTTATACCCGTTCTGCTGCCCAACCATAATCCCAATTAGACAAAAGAAGACAAACGTCATGTAGATTCACATAACGTCTGCCTTCTTAATGGATCGATAACTTCTCTCTAATGCGGTACCTGGGATTGGAAATCATTACGGCTGGATTGATCGGCGTGGTACCAAACCACGTCCCCATCTTGCATCGGCCAGCTTTTCCCCTGACTATCTACCGGGCTGTAATCGAAACCTTCCATTTGCCATTGATTCATTAACGGCGCATGAATGTATTGCAGATGGGGTGCATTCGTATCGCCGCTGCGCAACGTTTCGATGTTGAAGTTCACTACAATGTAACCGTCCCTCAGAAATACTGTTGCCTTCTCATCCAACTGGTTTTGTCTGGCAAGTAATTCGAGATCGGTTCCTTTGGGCACCGCATATACATCCGCTGGCAAGCTATATTCCCCATACCAGCGCTGAATCGCTGCATTCGCCCGATCCACATTAACACTGGAGGGAATATCTGTTTTTGGGCCAATAAGTGTGCGGATCTGTGAAGGGAGAATCATCCAGTTATACCGACCTACCCACGTTTTATAATGAGAGGTCTGATCCACGAAACGAACCATATGTTCGGCGAGTGACCCTTGAATACGTTCTTCCTCCGACAGTTCATAGGTATACTGGTAGCGCGCCGTATCCCCCAACTCCGTACCGGGTACATTCCGCAACCGTGAGTTCAGCACAACAAAGCGTTTCTCTAAATCCTGTGCCGATCCGATACGAATAAGTCGTTCCTGTCCCCGATGGTAGTATAAATTCACTTCTTGCCGGGTGGTGCCATCTTTGCTCACAAAAGAGAACGTTGGCGTGATTCGGATACCATCCTGTTTCCCAAACATATTACCTTTGGTCTTCAGATCAAACTTGAAATGGTAACCCGTCTTCACCGCTGCATTTCGGAAGCCTTGTACCGGATGACTGCCGGGACGAATAGGCAGAACATAAGGAGCCAAATTACCTCGGGGATCTCCGTCGATACTGTTTCCTCCGGTCCAGTAGCTCACACCCGTTGGTTCAGGGCTGCCCATCCGCTTGCGGAACACATTCTCCCAGTTGTAGTCCGAAATATCCGTGATATGAAAATCATACAACCGTCCGATAACCTCTACAGCAACGGTATCTGCTGCAACATGATGGGTCAGATTTGTGTTGGCATCTTGTTGTTCTGTAAAGTTTGCAGGTGCATTTTCGGCAATATTACGAAACTCTATCTGATAGTTCCCTTCATCTACCCATACAGGAAGATAAAAAGGGGTGTCCAACTGATTTACCGGAATATCCACCCAAGTCATGGCCGGGATAAATTGGCTTCTGGCTGCATTATAAACATCGAATGGGAAACGAACCTGTTTGATCCGGAAATATTTTGCATAATCACGGTTTCCATAACCAGGGTAACTCCCTATATCCAAATGTTGACCTGAAGTTGGGATTCGTACAACAAATGGACGCTCTAGAATAAGTGCAGCTCTGGTCGGATCAGGCGTAGTCTTCTGGTTATGCGGCTGATCATCGGATACCCAGGCATAGTTCACAACTGGAGTATGTACTGTCACCGAGTTGATGCCCAGAATGGGGAACTTCTGATCCTGCCCTCCGTTAATGTTGCCAGGGAGCAGTCCATACGTAATCTCACCCGTGGTGGGCTGGTTAGCTTTGTTCATCAATGTGTTCTTGATCGTCAGTCGGTTCTGGTACAGAACAAGATCCCCAATCATGCCCGGCTGGGAGATAGTTCCCGGTTGCGGAGCTGATTTTGCTACTGGAGCGGGGTCCATAATCGTCGCCCCATTAAAGGTTACCTTATCGTTATTTACATTGTTCTCTCTAACCTTCGCTTCAGCTTCAGATTGAAACAATGACGTTTCATCTGGCGTAGGCGGTTCATCGGAACCACCCGGAACACCTTGGATGCCAAGATCAATTTCTTGACATGGCGCAGGTTTCACATGAGTGTTAACCGCAGTATCCATAGCCGATTGCAAAGTCGGTGGAGAATATGCATTGGGCGTCAGGGTCACGGTGTCACCGTAACCACCTAGCGCATAGTTAGATACCTTTGCCTCATTTAACTTGTATACCTCCAGATTATCGATCTGCCAATAGCTATATGTCCTTGTTACTTGCATGATTTTATCCCCAGGGACGTCAAGTTCTCTGGGCTCAGGAGGTGTTCCTGGATCCCCCTCACCACTAGAAGCTCTTCCCGGAATCGTCCAGGTTTTATGATAAACCCTTTTCACAGGAACCTTGTAAGTCACCGTTCCTGTCATGTTAACCCAACGGTGATGAAACAGATATTCCTTGGCCAAGACATTGGCATAGAGATCTTCCGAGGTCGGAATACCACGGGTAACATCGAACTTCTCAGATCCCCGATCGTCCGCCTTCAACACACCTCGAACAGATGGGTCTATAACCGATGCTTCGATAACCGCGCCTCTACTAGGTGGGCTGATGGTCACTGAGCAAGCGTTCACAGGATCTCCCCCATTATCCGTGCAGTCCTTCACCTCAAGCACCTGAGACCCTTGTTCATCCAGTTGCTGAGCAGAATCAACAAAATGGGCTTTGATGGTAGTGCTGCCCACGATCCCTTTTGTTGTAATTTTGCCGTCTGCGCCGATCGTTGCCACAGTTGGATTCGAACTCTGCCACGTCAATTTGGGATGAGCCGTCAGCTTATGAACAGTGCGATCCGGTTTGGTTAGAACGGCTTCTGCCTGTAGAGCTGTCGTATTGGCTTTACAAGCATTCGGCAGATTCACAACGAGTCCTGGCTCCGACGTGACTGTTATGGTCGCAGTATCCGAGATCAGATATGTACCATTGTTCCAGATCGCACGCACAGTGACTGTGCCCGGACTTTCGGCTTTCAACATTCCGGTTTTCAACTCTATACTTGCAATCGACTCGTCAGAAGAAAACCATTTGATCTCCGCTTCTCTTCGTGACACGTCGATGCCCTCACCAAAGGCTGTCGCACCATAGCCCTTAGTCTTCACCAAGGCTTCCATCTGCTGGGTTTGACCTAGGGTAAGAGTTTTATCTGGAGTTACATCGATTTCTTTCTCTTCGTGAATCTTACCTTCCCAGAAGATGCTAACAGGGGTGTGGTATACCATCTTATATTTGGGTTTATTGCCTGGCCTAGTCCCATAAGGTTCTCTTTCAAAGAACTCAAACCCTTTGCCAGTATATGTTCTAAGATCCGCATTTTTTTCACTTGTAACTCTTGGACTACCTATTCCTTCATAACTATTTACCTGCTGATATTTTACGCCATCAGGATCGTTCTTTAGCTTAATATCAGTTACCATTTCCTTATCAATTCCTATTCCTCTATATGGCTTCCAACTTAGTGGCGGCCATTTACTCATATCAACATTATCAGGAATTTCTGTTTTCACAGGGTATGCATCATAGTCAGTTCCTCCGTTATCCACATCTTTGTGTGTGCCTTGATATTCTGCCCTAAATTCTCCTGAATCAAGTTGATACCAGTAAACTCCCGGTGTTCCTTGAGTTGGGTTTGCATCAACTGTTACTGCTGGCCCTTTCATGGATTTGGGACCATATTGTTCTTCTAAGGCATTAGCTTTAGGAGTATCAGAAATGCAGTAATAGACTGGTATCATCATTAGTATTATTACTAAGACTCTAAATAAATTTCTTAAGCCATCTAATAGATAACGTTTAATATTAAATTTAAACACCACCAAAAGTTCTATTGATAGATTTGAACTTCTTTACCAGCATCATTCTTCAACATATATCCGCCTTTCACAGGATCCAGAGTATGTGATGACCAAAACTTGGTAGGCACTCCTTGCTTCAACATTGCATTCGAATCGTCTGGTAAAGTAATAAACCCTTTTTCTTTCAAATAGCTCACATTAAATAATCGTTGAATTGGAATAGCTATATTATCATTCGCTCTAGCAATAGTTAAAAGATTTGACTTATCAAATTTAGAAGTAAACGTTATCTCGGCGTAGGTAGAGAAGCGACCTCCTTGTGCCCTAGTCAAGTTCTTTGGATCTATAAATAGCGAGGCGTACAGTCCCAAGGGCTTAGTCCCTCGAGTATCCACTACGATAAATCTATGGTACCTTACGACCCCCACATTATTTTTCAAGGTGTAATCTGTGTTAACTATATCTCCGAAGTTACCCTTGATATATTTGTAATTTGTTACTGTCGTTAAATTCGTACCCGTCGTGCCGACCTCTCTCATTTCATTCAGATCACTATATTTCCCGGCATCCGTGCCCTCTACGTCCATATAACGCAGCAAAATGGCCGATACTTCTGCACGTGTGGTGGAATCCGCGGGTTTTAATGTGCCATCCTGAAAGCCACCGACAATGCCTGTCCCGCGAACAAGGGCAAGATACGGAATCTGCTCGGCACGAACGGTGCCACGGTTCACTTCCGGTGTGGGAAGCAGCGTGTTTTTCGTATCGTTAAAAGCATCTTGGAAGCTGCTGCCGGACTTGATCAATCCATTGGCAATCCATTTCATCATCTCGTAACGAGTTAGTTCCGCATTCGGATTGAAGCCTTTGGGATAATCGCCAGCGTTAATGAATCCTTGTCCGACAAGCTGGCTAACCGCCGCTTCAGACCAATGTCCCTTGAGATCAGCAAAGGGATTCTGCCCCTCTACCTTCTCCAGTCCAGTCGCGCGGGCAAGTATGGTGGCATATTCCCCACGCGTGATTTTGCCATTAGGACGAAACGTTCCATCTTGGTATCCAGAGATCAAGTTTTTTTCATAAGCTTTGGCAATTGTTGCTTGAGCCCAGTGGCCCTTGATATCTTTGAACTTGCTAAGGGCAGTGTCACTTGTTACCGACGCCGCATTCGCTGTTGACGTCAAATGTACGGGGCCAATCGGTAATAGTGTTGCTGCCAATACAGCTGTCGTTAACAACCCGACGATCCAACCGTTCCTTTTTTTCTTCTCGTGTCCTTCAATCTGCTTCTTCAATCTACTCACGCTCCTATGTACCTTAGTATGGGGATGCTTTACTTGGTCAACCTAGTCACTTCTCTTCATAACAAAAACCTAAATTTGCCATAATAATCAATATTCTACCATGTTGTACTAGGCTATTGGTATTATTTTTCGTTCGTCCCCATCACTTCAAGGCGTGCAACACTCCTTCTACAGACCCACTTCATTCGTTTAAAACACAAAAAAGGCCATGAATCCGCAGATTCATAGCCTTATGCTTTAAGGGTGTGGTCTTTTCGTATGCTATTGGAAAAATAAACTCATTCATAGAATAAACCATATCATTCCATTTGATCAACCTTTTTTTATTTCACACAGCTTTATTTTCCGTTCAATTCCTTATAGGATGCTTCCAATTCCGTGATCAATTGATCACCACCGGCTTTTCTCCAGCTTGCAATTTCCTGCTCCCAACCTGCATCATCGATTTTACCCATAATGTACTTGGTCTGCGCATCCCAGATCATCTGATCCAGCTCCTGACCACGCTCGGTATAGATCGCCGAAGACAAGGTGAGTGCCGGATTGGCAATGGCGTACTGCTCATTCTCACGCGCCATCTTTGTACCTTTCATACCAATCGGAACATCGACCAGTTCAGCCACGTTATAACCTTCAATGCTTAACAAATTATCCCGATATGGCTTCACTTCACGCTGATAAGCATCGAAATCCTTGAGTTCGGTTTTTCCATCCGCAGTCTTGGTATAGTGCACATCGAGTAATCCACGGAGCTGCAACGTGCTCAGTTCCTCATCCATCAACTGATCCAGGAACGTAAGGACCTTCTTCAGTTGCTCCTCATCTGTAACGGATGCTTTCGGAATGACCAGCATTCCGTAGTTTCCAGGCTCTCCGGCGATGCGAATACCATCGGGTCCCTGGAACGGAGCTACATCAATCTCTCCATCCGGAGCATTTGGCGTAAGCCGTTGCTGAGAAGATTTTCCGTTCTGAGCCACACCGTTCAGCTTCATGCCAACGAGGCCCGAATCCATTTTTTTGTCTGCATCCGAAGGATCAAGGGCAGGGAAGTCACTGTTAATCAGCCCCTCGCTGAACAATCGCTTGAAGAGTTTCATCGTATCCACATATTCGGGAGTCAAGAACTCCGGGGTCAGTTTCCCAGCATCATCCACACCCCATTTGTTGACACCGCCAATACTTACAGCAATACGCGTCAGTGGCGAAGAGACTCCCTCGTTATATTTCTTAAATAACAGTGCACCGTACGTATCTTCCTTACCATTTCCGTCCGGATCATCCTTACGAATAGAGCGCATCACTTCATACCAGTCATCCAGCGTTTTGGGTATATCCAGCTTCAATGTATCGAACCAGTCCTTGCGATATACGATCGCAGTCCGTCCAATATCCCGGAAGT of Paenibacillus sp. FSL R5-0517 contains these proteins:
- a CDS encoding DUF5704 domain-containing protein translates to MVTDIKLKNDPDGVKYQQVNSYEGIGSPRVTSEKNADLRTYTGKGFEFFEREPYGTRPGNKPKYKMVYHTPVSIFWEGKIHEEKEIDVTPDKTLTLGQTQQMEALVKTKGYGATAFGEGIDVSRREAEIKWFSSDESIASIELKTGMLKAESPGTVTVRAIWNNGTYLISDTATITVTSEPGLVVNLPNACKANTTALQAEAVLTKPDRTVHKLTAHPKLTWQSSNPTVATIGADGKITTKGIVGSTTIKAHFVDSAQQLDEQGSQVLEVKDCTDNGGDPVNACSVTISPPSRGAVIEASVIDPSVRGVLKADDRGSEKFDVTRGIPTSEDLYANVLAKEYLFHHRWVNMTGTVTYKVPVKRVYHKTWTIPGRASSGEGDPGTPPEPRELDVPGDKIMQVTRTYSYWQIDNLEVYKLNEAKVSNYALGGYGDTVTLTPNAYSPPTLQSAMDTAVNTHVKPAPCQEIDLGIQGVPGGSDEPPTPDETSLFQSEAEAKVRENNVNNDKVTFNGATIMDPAPVAKSAPQPGTISQPGMIGDLVLYQNRLTIKNTLMNKANQPTTGEITYGLLPGNINGGQDQKFPILGINSVTVHTPVVNYAWVSDDQPHNQKTTPDPTRAALILERPFVVRIPTSGQHLDIGSYPGYGNRDYAKYFRIKQVRFPFDVYNAARSQFIPAMTWVDIPVNQLDTPFYLPVWVDEGNYQIEFRNIAENAPANFTEQQDANTNLTHHVAADTVAVEVIGRLYDFHITDISDYNWENVFRKRMGSPEPTGVSYWTGGNSIDGDPRGNLAPYVLPIRPGSHPVQGFRNAAVKTGYHFKFDLKTKGNMFGKQDGIRITPTFSFVSKDGTTRQEVNLYYHRGQERLIRIGSAQDLEKRFVVLNSRLRNVPGTELGDTARYQYTYELSEEERIQGSLAEHMVRFVDQTSHYKTWVGRYNWMILPSQIRTLIGPKTDIPSSVNVDRANAAIQRWYGEYSLPADVYAVPKGTDLELLARQNQLDEKATVFLRDGYIVVNFNIETLRSGDTNAPHLQYIHAPLMNQWQMEGFDYSPVDSQGKSWPMQDGDVVWYHADQSSRNDFQSQVPH
- a CDS encoding S-layer homology domain-containing protein; this encodes MKKQIEGHEKKKRNGWIVGLLTTAVLAATLLPIGPVHLTSTANAASVTSDTALSKFKDIKGHWAQATIAKAYEKNLISGYQDGTFRPNGKITRGEYATILARATGLEKVEGQNPFADLKGHWSEAAVSQLVGQGFINAGDYPKGFNPNAELTRYEMMKWIANGLIKSGSSFQDAFNDTKNTLLPTPEVNRGTVRAEQIPYLALVRGTGIVGGFQDGTLKPADSTTRAEVSAILLRYMDVEGTDAGKYSDLNEMREVGTTGTNLTTVTNYKYIKGNFGDIVNTDYTLKNNVGVVRYHRFIVVDTRGTKPLGLYASLFIDPKNLTRAQGGRFSTYAEITFTSKFDKSNLLTIARANDNIAIPIQRLFNVSYLKEKGFITLPDDSNAMLKQGVPTKFWSSHTLDPVKGGYMLKNDAGKEVQIYQ
- a CDS encoding extracellular solute-binding protein translates to MSPKGPMSRLGGIVVIGAMSAGLLAGCGGEKAPAAGEGKLPISISLMQVGDIPAKENGIEQKIEEYTNTDVNVQWIPQSAFDDKVNVMVASGEMPTIMRVNYVPTTFNAAKTGLFWELGPYLKDYKNLSAQSEAYFNNIKIEGKVYGIPNFRDIGRTAIVYRKDWFDTLKLDIPKTLDDWYEVMRSIRKDDPDGNGKEDTYGALLFKKYNEGVSSPLTRIAVSIGGVNKWGVDDAGKLTPEFLTPEYVDTMKLFKRLFSEGLINSDFPALDPSDADKKMDSGLVGMKLNGVAQNGKSSQQRLTPNAPDGEIDVAPFQGPDGIRIAGEPGNYGMLVIPKASVTDEEQLKKVLTFLDQLMDEELSTLQLRGLLDVHYTKTADGKTELKDFDAYQREVKPYRDNLLSIEGYNVAELVDVPIGMKGTKMARENEQYAIANPALTLSSAIYTERGQELDQMIWDAQTKYIMGKIDDAGWEQEIASWRKAGGDQLITELEASYKELNGK